Genomic segment of Deltaproteobacteria bacterium:
CCATGAAGAGGGGCGATGAAAAAGGCCCTGCCCGTTCTCATTTTCCTTCTTGTTGCCTCTATTCAATTAGAGGCCGCTGAATCCCGGCCGGCCTCCGGGGAAATCTCCACCCCCCCGCCGGAAGAGGCGATCCAGAAGATCCGTGAGGGGTATCAGAAACATGATTATCGAAAGGTTTCACGGTATTGCAAGGATTTGCCAAGTGGGAGGATTCCCTTTTATATCCAGATGATCTGTGCCGAGTCCCATGCGGCGGCGGGAGAGACGGAGGCGGCGATTCGCCTGTTGCAATCCCTCTTGAGGGAGGACCCGCCAGGTCTGGACCGCCTCAAGGCCCAGTACGACCTGGCCAACCTCTATTTCATGCAGGGGCGTTACGCCGAATCGCGAAAGGTCTTTGAGCAGGTTTTAGAAACGGCGACCGAGAGAGAGGAATGGGTCCGGAAGGCCCGCCAGAAGATTGTCCAGTTGCGGCAGAAGGAGGGGAAGTCGAAAGACCAAATTACCCTTCAACTCCTGGAGGTGGAAGAGAGGATTGAAAAGGGGATTGATCTGTATGCCACAAAAGGGGTTTTGAAGGAGATCCTCTCCCGGACGGAGCGGCGGCAACCCCAACAAAATGAACAGGCCAAAGAATTATTGGAACGATTGAAGGATAAAGAGAGCAGTCTGGTCACAAGCGAACTGGCCAATGTCCACCGGTTGTATCGTGAGGAAAAGAAGCTCGCTCAAGCGCGGGAGCTCCTGCAAAAACTGCTTTTGGCCCATCCGGATATGGAAGAACGGCCCCATGTGGAGGCACTTCTTGAAGAGGTGGAGCATGAAGAGGAAGCGGACCAGCTCGATTTGGCAAAAAAAGGCAAGAAAAGACGTTAGTCCTACAGCCTCCTTGTCCAGCTCTGAAGCCCTCGGAGCTGTTTGAGGAAATAGGAGAATTGGGAAGGGGTCAGTTGTTCTATTTCGAAAAGCAACCGGCCCACAATCGACTTGGAAACCGCCTTTGGAAAGTTGCTCGCCTTTTTCTTCAGAAGGGTCCTTTGGATGATTCGCCCCAGCGCTTTGAGAGATTCCCGGCTTTTGACGATATAATCCTCAGCCCCCAGTTTGATCACCTCTGCGGCGATCCGCTCATCTCCACGGCCGGTGATGATGATCAGCGGGATCTGAGGGGTCTCCTTTTTGATCCGTTTGACGAGCGTTGTGCCGGAGGTGTTGGAGAGCGAATAATCGGTCAGGATCAGGTCGTAGTCGGTCTTTGACCGTCTGGATTTCGATTTAGCCAGTTCCTGGAGCGCCATATTCAACGAGGCGACGGTCTTGATCAAGACCCCGGGGATCGATTCCTGGAGGGTTTTTTGGATGAGAGCGGCATGCTCGAGGTTGTCCTCGAGGAGGAGAATACGAACCGGGTTTCTGTTCTTAGGTGCCCTCATTCCAGGAAGAAAGGTATTTGGCCTGTTCCTCAGTCAGCCGGTCAATGGCAATCCCCATGCCGGCCAGTTTCAGGGCGGCGATCGCCTCATCAATCTCACGCGGGACGTTATAGACCTTTTTTTCTAGGGACTTGTAATTTTTGACGATATACTCGGCGGCCAGGGCCTGACCGGCAAAGCTCATATCCATGACGCTCGAAGGATGTCCCTCAGCGGCGGCCAGGTTGATCAGACGACCTTCCCCGAGGATATTGATCCGGCGCCCATCGGCCAGAAGATATTCGGTCACAAATTCCCGGATCTGTCTCCTCTGTCGGCTCATCTTTTCCAGCTCGGGAATTTCGATCTCGACGTTGAAATGGCCGGAGTTGGCCAGAATGACACCATCCTTCATTTTTTCAAAATGTTCTTTTCGGAGGACAGACTTGTTGCCGGTGACCGTGCAGAAAATATCACCGATCTTGGCGGCCTCTTCTATCGGGAGGACCCGGAACCCGTCCATGACCGCCTCGAGCGCCCGGAGGGGGTCAATCTCGGTGACGATCACCTGCGCCCCCAGTCCGCGGGCCCGCATCGCGACCCCCTTGCCGCACCAACCGTAACCACAGACGACAAAGTGACTGCCGGCGATCAGCCGGTTGGTGGCCCGGATGATCCCGTCTAGTGTGGACTGCCCGGTGCCGTAACGGTTATCGAAAAAATGCTTGGTCTGGGCGTCATTCACGGCAACGATCGGGTATTTCAGGACCCCTTCCTTCTCCATGCTCCGGAGGCGGATAACACCGGTGGTTGTCTCTTCGGTGCCTGCAAGGACTTCCTGCGCCAACCCCGCCCTTTTTTGGTGAATGGTTGAGACAAGATCGGCGCCGTCATCCATCGTGATGACCGGCCGGTGATCGAGACAGGATTCGATATGTTGATAATAGGTCTTGTTGTCTTCCCCCTTGATGGCGAAGGTGGGGATCTGGTCGTGGACCACCAGAGAAGAGGCAACGTCATCCTGGGTGGAGAGGGGGTTCGAGGCACAGAGGACAACCTCGGCGCCGCCGGATTTGAGCGTTTTCATCAAGGAGGCGGTTTCCGTCGTGACATGAAGGCAGGCGGCCAGACGGACACCGCGGAACGGTTTTTCCTTCTGGAACCGGGTTTCAATCTGCTTTAAGACCGGCATATTTTGCGCGGCCCATTCAATCCTCAATTTCCCCGATTCCGCGAGGGCCGGGTTTTTGATATCTGCCTTGGTCGTCATGAAAGGGCTCCTGTTCTCAGTTCCTTGCCGTTTTTAGGGAGGGTAAAGATCTTGGCGGTGCCGTTCTTCCCGCCGTTCTTTTTGTTGAGGCCGGCCAGGCTGGCTAATTCCGCGGCCCGGTCGGTCTTTTCCCAGGTGAACTCCGGCAAATTCCGGCCAAAGTGGCCGTAGGCCGCCGTTTTCTTATAAATCGGTCTTAAGAGATTCAATGTCTTGATAATCTGGGCCGGTTTTAGACTCCAGACCTTCAATGCCACCTCCGCCAGCTTTTCGTCCGGAAGGACCCCGGTTCCGAAACTGTTGATCATGAAAGAGACCGGTTCCGGATAACCGATGGCATAGGCGATCTGGACCTCGCAACGGTCGGCCAGCCTGGCCGCCACGATATTTTTGGCGATATAGCGGGCCATATAACAGGCGGAGCGATCCACCTTGGAGGGGTCCTTGCCCGAAAAGGCACCGCCGCCGTGACGTCCCCAGCCGCCGTAGGTGTCCACAATGATCTTTCGTCCCGTCAGGCCGCAGTCGCCATGGGGGCCGCCGACCACGAAGCGCCCCGTTGGGTTGATGAAATATTCGGTCTTGGCATCCAGCATGTTGGCCGGGCAGACCTTCTTGACGACTTCTTCAATGAGGGCTTCCTTGAGTGTTTTGTAGGAGACGTCGGGGTCATGTTGGGAAGAAAGGACCACCGCCTTGATTTTCTGCGGGCGGTCGTTTTCGTAGCGAACAGAAACCTGGGATTTCCCGTCCGGCCTCAAGAAGTTTAAGGTTTTTTTCTTGCGCACCTCAGCCAACCGTTGAGTCAGTTTGTGGGAAAGGGAGATCGGGAGAGGCATGAATTCAGGGGTCTCATTGGTTGCATAGCCGAACATCAACCCCTGGTCCCCGGCCCCTTGCTCCTTGAAGAGTCCTTCCCCCTCGGTGACCCCCTGAGAAATGTCGGGAGATTGTTTGCCGAGGGCGACGAGGACCGAACAGGAACGGGAATCGAAACCGTAGGAGGAATCGGTGTAACCGATCTCCTCTATCGTTTCGCGGGTGACTTTTTGATAATCAATAATGGCGTTGCTCGTGATTTCCCCGGCGAGCACGACAAGGCCGGTGGCCACCAGTGTCTCGCAGGCCACCCGGCTCTTGGGGTCCTCCTTAATAAGGGCGTCTAAAATACCGTCGGAGATCTGATCGGCGATTTTATCCGGATGCCCTTCGGTGACCGATTCGGAGGTAAAGACGAATTTTTGACTCATGGGAGACCCTTTCCTTTGAAGATTTGATTTGAGCCGGCGAATTATAGTGAATAGGGATTCCGAGTCAAGTGCGAAAAAGAGTTCTAGACAAATTGACAGTGGGCTTGCCGGATGTTAGCCTTCGCGCCCGCTATGATCGAACGGCGTCTTTTATATCTCCTGCTTGTCCTGGTTTTTCTGTTGCTCCTGATGGGGGGACTTGTCCACAACACCGGTTCATCGCTCGCCTGTCCCGATTGGCCGCTTTGTTACGGCAGTCTCCTGCCGGAGATGACTGGAGGCATTGCGATTGAACACAGCCACCGGCTCGTGGCCACCGCTGTCGGCCTGATGACCGTTATCCTGGCCCTTTTGATCTGGAAGAGAAGAAAAGGGGATAGAGAATTGCGGCAGATGGCGATGGCCGCTGTTGTCCTGGTCGTGGTGCAAGGTCTCCTGGGAGGAATCACCGTTCTTTACCAACTGCCTCCTCTCGTTTCTATCAGTCACCTCGCTATCTCAATCGTCTTTTTTTCGCTGTTGGTGGTGATGGGGTGGAAAACTAAAGATCCCCTCCCTCGATGGGAGGGGATGAAGGGGAGGGTGGTCACGGGGTCACCCTCTCCCTTACCCTCCCCCCTCGAAGGGGGAGGGAGGATTCAACTCTACCTCCTCATCACCACAGGTTTGGTTTATCTCCAGATCCTCCTGGGTGCCGTTGTTCGACACGGCGGCCTCGGGATTGTTTGTCCGGATCTCCCTTTTTGCTATGGCAAAATCTGGCCGGAAGGGTCACTGTATCAGGGACACATGGCACACCGGTTTGGCGGGATTATTATCGCCCTTTTTGTCTTGGCGATTCCGTTTGTCCTACGTAGGGGCAACCGGCCGGTCACCCCTACCGGTGGAATCATCCGTTGGTTCATCTTTGCAGGAATTATTTTGGTTCTTATTCAGATCATTTTGGGGGCGGCCTGCATCCTGACCGTTTTGGGGGTGGCGTCGGTAACGGCGCATCTGGGGGTGGCGGTTCTCTTGATGGGGACAATGGTCTCCCTGGTTTGTCTGACGAGTAGGGGGCGTCCGCCTCAGGCGGACGCCCCCTACTGAGGAAATCTTATGACCGAACGAGCCCTCTCCTGGACCGATACCGCCATTGACTTCCTGGCCCTGGTCAAGCCTCGTGTGACGGCCTTGGTGATGGCGACAACGGCCGGTGGCCTCTGGTTGACGCCCGGGCCTGTTGAACTCCAGCTCCTTTTTTATACGCTTTTCGGCACAGTTCTTCTTGTTGGGGCGGCGAACACCTTTAATATGTACCTCGAGAGGGACATCGATGCCCTGATGAAGAGGACGCGCGACCGGCCGTTGCCAGCCAAAAGGATGGCCCCCGAAAACGCCTTTGTCTTTGGTCTTGTCCTGGCCGGGATTGCGGTGGTGATCCTGACCCTGAAGGTCAACTCCCTGACAGCCCTGCTGGGGGTTTTGGCCTTTGTGAGCTACGTTCTTTTCTATACACCCCTGAAGCAAAAGACGACGCTCTCCCTACTCATTGGGGCGGTGCCGGGGGCGATGCCCCCCTTAATGGGATGGACGGCAGGAATCGGCTCGCTGGATCTCCCGGGCCTTTTACTTTTTGGCCTCTTGTTTTGCTGGCAGGTCCCCCATTTCCTGGCGATCGCCCTCTTTCACAAGGAGGAATATGCCAGGGCCGGGATTAAGATCCTCCCTTTGGAAAAGGGAGAGACGGCGACCAAGCACTGCATGGTCCGTTATCTGGCTCTTTTAATTCCGGTCTCCCTTTTCCTTGTTCCGTTGGGGATTGCCGGGAAACTCTATTTCTGGACGGCGGTTGTCCTGAACGGTATTTTCTTTCTCTGGGGTTGCTATGGCCTGAGAAAGTCAGCCGGGGTCCGGTGGGCCCGGAGTTTTTTTGTCACTTCGATCATTTACCTGCCGGTTCTTCTCTTTGTTCTCGCCCTTGACAGTATCCATTGATGGGCCTGGATCAAACAGGGTATTATTTGGCCTCCCTGAACGCCTTTCTGAACGGGAGTTCCGCCGTTTTGCTTTTTACCGGCTGGATGGCTGTTCGCAAAAAAAATGTTTCACTCCATCGAAAATGTATGGTGACGGCGTTTCTTATTTCAATTTTATTTCTTGTCTCCTATCTCACCCGTTTTTACCTGACAGGGACCCACCGGTTTGCCGGGAGTGGACTGCTTCGCACTGTTTATTTAACAATTCTCTTGACGCACACGACATTGGCGGCGACCGTTCCGTTTCTTGCCGTTCGCACACTCTTTCTGGCTCTTAAGGGAAGATTGGAAACCCACAAAAAGTGGGCGAGGGTGACCTTCCCGATCTGGATCTATGTCTCGGTAACGGGGGTGGTTGTCTATCTCATGCTCTATTGGCGGAAATAATCAGCACGAGCCCCATCAATCCGGCCGCCAGATAATAAGGAGAGCTGTGCCAGTGGTCGTAGAGGAGACCGGCAAAGACAGGGCCGATAACGCGTCCAAGACTCGTACTCGCCTGGAAGGTCCCCATGACGGCGCCGCGTACCTGCGGCAAGGCCTTTTTTGAAACGAGACTCAACAAGGATGGCTGGCTGATTCCTCTCCCCAGAGAGGCGAAGAGAAGCGGGATGATCAGCAGAAGGATTGAAGGAGCGCTGGGGATCAGGAGAAAGGCGATCGCCAGGATCGAGGTGCCCACCAGGAGCAGTTTTTGTTCGCCAAACCGGTGGGTTAACCGACGGATCAGACCCCCTTGCACGGCAATCATGACCAAGGCCATCAGGGCCAATAACCACCCGACCTGTTTTGCGCTATAGGCAAATCGATCCATCATGAAAAAGGCGAATGTCGATTCCAGTTGGGTGATGGATAGGGTGAAGATAAAATAAATGAGGCACATTCGGGCCACCGAGCGATCGGCAAGAACCGCTGTCTTGATGACCGCTTCCTCTTTTGGATTATGCCGTGCCGGTTCCCTCAGGTACCGGGAAGCATAGACCATATTGATCACGGAGAGCCCCGCCGCGGTGAGGATCGGGATATGGTAGCCGTAGGGCGAAAGGATCCCGCCCAGCATCGGGCCGAGGAGGAAACCGATGCCAAAGGCGGCGCCAATCAGCCCCATCCCTTTGGAACGGTTTTCATCGGTGGTGATGTCAGTGACAGTGGCCGAGGCGACACTGATATTGGCGGCGAAAACACCAGAGAGTAAACGACCGAGGAATATCACCGTCAGCGAATGAGCCAGACCGAGAAGAACCAGCGAAAGACAGGACCCCGCTATGGTCAGGATCAGCGTCGGCTTTCTGCCAAAACGGTCCGAGAATCGGCCCCAGACCGGTGAAAAAAGAAACTGCATGGCTGAATAGGAGGTGAGGAGGAGCCCCAGGACAGCGGCATTCGCCCCGTACTGTTCGGCGTAAAAAGGTAAAATCGGCATGACGATCCCGAAACCGACAAGATCGAGGGCCACGACACTAAAAAGGATGAAAAGAGAGCGATCCTTTGACATGGGCCCGCCCTCATACTTCATTGACAGGTTGTTCGTCCACTGTTATTAGGGGACGATGCAACTGGCTGTCGCCAAGAAGAGTGATTCGCTCAAGAGCGATTCGCCCGAAGGAAAACGGGAAGAACTGGGGCAGGCGAGGGACAGTTTTATTGAGAGTGTTGGCAAGATCACGGCCAACATGCTCGGGATGGTTTCCAAGGTGGGGGGTCAGATTTATGCCCTGCTTTTCCTTTCGCGACAGCCGCTTTCCCTCGATGAGATTTCCGACATCCTCAAACTCTCCAAGGGGAATGTGAGCGTCAACATCCGGCTTTTGGAAGAAACGAAACTGGTTCGCAAGGTCTGGGTGAAAGGTTCCCGCAGGGATTACTATGAGGCCCACCGGGATTACCCCCGCCAGTTTTTAAAGGGGTTTTTCGACCGTGTCCGGGGGGGGATCGAGGACTCCATCCGTTTGTTGCACCGGTGTCACAACCAGTTTGAAAAAGCCTCCGGTCAGCTGACCGGGCCGGATCTGGAAGACGGCCGGTTTATGGTCCAGCAGCTGGCCCTGCTCGCCTCTTTCTATGAGGCGGCCGGAGGGATGTTTGACGATTTCTACCAGGGGCGTTCTGTCGATACCGATCTCCTCCGTCGCGTCATCCTGGAATAGTTTCATGACAAAGCCGATCGTTGCCATCACCAATGACCTCTTCTTTTGGGCCAAGATCAAGACTATTGGAGAGGAACGGAAGATCCCCGTCCTGCAGCAGACCGATTTTCGCAAGGCCTATTCCTGCGTTAGTGCCAAGAGACCTTCCGCAGTCTTCCTGGATCTGGAGGCCCCGTATCTGGACCCGCTCGGAACCATCCTCTCCCTGAAGAGGGACCCCCTGACAACAAGGGTCCCGATTGTCGGCTATCACGGTTCCTCCAACCGGGACCTGTCCCAGAAGGCCAAAAATCTCGGGTGTGATCAGGTGATGACACGCCACGATTTTTCCCAGAAACTCCCGGAACTGATGGGGACCCAGGGTGCCTCTTCGGGACAGACGATTGCCTTTTTTGATGTGGATCGGACCTTGATTAGCGGCTACAGCGGTTTTTACGTCTCTCTGGAGTTGATTCGCCGCCGGGTCATGAAAAAGAGGCGGCTTCCCCTGGCCCTCTTTTACCAGCTGACGAGCCGGTTTCAACACGACAATGTGAAAAAAATGTATGAGACCGCCTGTGGTGACATGGCCGGTTTCGGGATCGACCAGATCATGGAGATCGGTCGCGACTGTTTTGAAAAATCGATCCGCCCCCGTTTTTACAGGGAGGCCCTGGAGGTGGTGGAGGAACACAAAAGAAACGGGCGAATGATTGTTTTGCTGACCTCCGGTCCAACCATGGTCGTTCATTTTCTGGCGGATTATCTTGGTGTTGATCAGGTCTATGGTTCCGGTCCGCTCGTTGTCAAAGGGGTCCTGGAGCCAGAGGTCGGGGAACCGATCTGCTACAGTGAGGGAAAGGTCATCTTTGCGGAGCAGGTGGAAAGGGAACAGGGGGTTTCTTTGAGGCACTGTTATTATTATACAGATGACATCACGGACAAGCCTTTGCTGGAGAAAGTCGGTTTTCCAAGTGTGGTCAATCCCAGGAGAAATCTTGCGAAGATAGCCAAAAAAAGAGGCTGGCCGATCTTGCGTTGGTCGGAAGTCGTCGGGGAGGATGCATGACATCGTCACGAGCGCTTCGACTCCTTTGGTTTTTCGGCATGGCATTGTGCCTGGTTGCGGGTTGTTCCGTTTCCCCCTCCGAAGAAACGGCTCGTCGCTTTGTGGATGTCTACTACCTCCAAATTGATCTCGAAGAGGCCCAAGGGGTCACGGAGGGCCTTGCCCGTGAAAAGATAGAGGGGGAGATCCGGCTCAAGACAGGGCAGACGATTGCGGCGGATACCCGAAAACCAAAGATGAGTTATAAAAAGGCCGGGCACCAGATGGATGGGGAAGGGGAGGTCTATTTTTTTGAGTTGCGTATCCAACCAAAGGATTTCCCGGAGATTCAAAGAAAATTACGGATCGTTGTGAGAAAGGGAGAAAAATCGTGGAAGGTCACACAATTCTCGGAGGGGTGATTCACCCGAGGGTGAGTCACCCCAGGGTGGTTCACCCTGGGGCCGTCCGCCGCTCCAATTTTTATCTCTCCCTCTTTTTTCTTCCGCCGCGGAAACGAAAGGCGATGACCGCCATTTATTCCTTTGCACGGCTTGTGGATGATATCGTTGACGAAGAGGGAGAGAGGGAAGAAAAAGAACGCGAACTCCAGTTCTGGAGAGAGGAGATCAAAAGGTGCCTGGAGGGGGCCGCCCAAACACCGCTGGGACGGGAACTCTCCCTTGTCATTCAGGGTCACCAGCTTTCAGAAGTCTATTTTCAGGAGCTGATCAATGGGGTGGCGATGGACCTCTCCCGGGACCGTTATGCCACCTTCGAGGAACTTTGCGGTTACTGCTACGGTGTTGCTGGCACCGTTGGATCGATTTGTATGGAGCTCTTTGGGCTGAGGCATGAACGGGCCATGGAGTATGCTAAGACCCTGGGGCGGGCCTTTCAATTGACGAATATTCTACGGGACATTATTGCCGATCTGGAACAAAATCGGGTTTATCTGCCGCAGGAGGATTTGAGGCGATTCGGTGTGACGGAAGAGGATCTCCGAGGTCATCGCGATAGCGATGCCTTTCGGACCCTGATCGGTTTTGAGGTTCAAAGGGCCTTCGCCTGTTTTCAACAGGTCCAGGGGCTCCTGACGCCGGAAGAAAAAAGAAAAATTGTCGCCGCCGACGTGATGGGGGCGGTTTATTCCAGGATCTTGCGGGAGATTGCCAAATCCCCTTCCCGTATTTTCAGGGAAAAAGTTTCTCTGGACCCGGTTACCAAACTTTCACTCGCCCTGCAAACCTGGTTTAAGAACCAGTTTACGCAAAAGGGAAGGGGACCAGAAGAGAAATAGGGAGAGCAGTGCGACGGTATAAACCTCTCGTCGTGTCACCTTCTGCCCCTCGGGCAGGCGCAATGTTTTAAACCCGAGGAGGAGAGGAATCAGACAAACTCCCCTCAACCGGACCGACCAGAAAGGGATCTCCTGAATGTAGAGCCATCCCGATTCAAGGAGGTCTCTCGCCTGTTTCAGGTAGACAGCCTGGGATTCTAAGGGGTTGAGGTAGTTGCGGCCCCGTTCCTGATCCCGGTGTTGATCCCTCAGGATGTTCACCCACTGCAACCCCTTGCCAAACCGGATCCCCAGATCGGCCATTCGCCCCAAGTCCCATTTTTTGAGGGAGTTAAAATGGGAAACCAGGACCCGGGTCCAAAATTTTCCGACAACACCGGCAACATAATAGGTGTATTGGTCCAGTTCCCGAGGATTGAGAGATCGTTTTGCCGAATGGCCCTGACCGAAAATTTTTAAATCCATCACCATCCCCAAGGTGAGTTCCAGCACGAGGTCCTTGAGGAGTTGCTGATCGGCCGGGGGGAGTGATTCTAAAAGGGAGAAACAGGCGGAAAGGTTGGCCACCAACTTTTCTTCGTCCGGCAGGCCTCCTCCGGTAACAATTTTTGTGCTGATCTCGCTTAATTCCTGGGTATCGTTTTCCTCGATGAACTGTTTCCGGTAAAGGCTTAATATTTTCAGCCGCTCCTCGGCGGGGATCAGGTCGGTATCGGCAATCGTGTCTGCCGCCCGGCAGAAGAGATACCCGAGCCCCATGGTGTGACGGATTTTTTTGGGGAGGAAGATGAGGCTGAGATAGATCGACCGCGAAACTCCTTTAAGGATTTTTTTGAGGTTGCACCCTTTCTGAACCCAGAAATTCATCTCTGCAAAATAGGACAGGATCCTCAAAGGGGCAAGAAATATATTGAAGGGAACGAGTCAATGGGGTATTAAGCCGCATGCCCAAGATTTACACTAAAACCGGGGATCAGGGAGAGACGGGGCTCTTTGGCGGTCGGCGTGTTTCCAAGGATCATCCCCGCATTGAGGCCTACGGCACGGTTGATGAGCTCAACAGTTTTATCGGACTGGTCCGGGACTTCGATCCTCGCCTGGAAACGGTGCAAAATCATCTCTTTGACCTGGGTGCCTCTCT
This window contains:
- the hpnD gene encoding presqualene diphosphate synthase HpnD; protein product: MEGHTILGGVIHPRVSHPRVVHPGAVRRSNFYLSLFFLPPRKRKAMTAIYSFARLVDDIVDEEGEREEKERELQFWREEIKRCLEGAAQTPLGRELSLVIQGHQLSEVYFQELINGVAMDLSRDRYATFEELCGYCYGVAGTVGSICMELFGLRHERAMEYAKTLGRAFQLTNILRDIIADLEQNRVYLPQEDLRRFGVTEEDLRGHRDSDAFRTLIGFEVQRAFACFQQVQGLLTPEEKRKIVAADVMGAVYSRILREIAKSPSRIFREKVSLDPVTKLSLALQTWFKNQFTQKGRGPEEK
- a CDS encoding squalene/phytoene synthase family protein — its product is MNFWVQKGCNLKKILKGVSRSIYLSLIFLPKKIRHTMGLGYLFCRAADTIADTDLIPAEERLKILSLYRKQFIEENDTQELSEISTKIVTGGGLPDEEKLVANLSACFSLLESLPPADQQLLKDLVLELTLGMVMDLKIFGQGHSAKRSLNPRELDQYTYYVAGVVGKFWTRVLVSHFNSLKKWDLGRMADLGIRFGKGLQWVNILRDQHRDQERGRNYLNPLESQAVYLKQARDLLESGWLYIQEIPFWSVRLRGVCLIPLLLGFKTLRLPEGQKVTRREVYTVALLSLFLFWSPSLLRKLVLKPGLQGE
- a CDS encoding MarR family transcriptional regulator, producing the protein MQLAVAKKSDSLKSDSPEGKREELGQARDSFIESVGKITANMLGMVSKVGGQIYALLFLSRQPLSLDEISDILKLSKGNVSVNIRLLEETKLVRKVWVKGSRRDYYEAHRDYPRQFLKGFFDRVRGGIEDSIRLLHRCHNQFEKASGQLTGPDLEDGRFMVQQLALLASFYEAAGGMFDDFYQGRSVDTDLLRRVILE
- the cyoE gene encoding protoheme IX farnesyltransferase, whose amino-acid sequence is MTERALSWTDTAIDFLALVKPRVTALVMATTAGGLWLTPGPVELQLLFYTLFGTVLLVGAANTFNMYLERDIDALMKRTRDRPLPAKRMAPENAFVFGLVLAGIAVVILTLKVNSLTALLGVLAFVSYVLFYTPLKQKTTLSLLIGAVPGAMPPLMGWTAGIGSLDLPGLLLFGLLFCWQVPHFLAIALFHKEEYARAGIKILPLEKGETATKHCMVRYLALLIPVSLFLVPLGIAGKLYFWTAVVLNGIFFLWGCYGLRKSAGVRWARSFFVTSIIYLPVLLFVLALDSIH
- a CDS encoding methionine adenosyltransferase, whose protein sequence is MSQKFVFTSESVTEGHPDKIADQISDGILDALIKEDPKSRVACETLVATGLVVLAGEITSNAIIDYQKVTRETIEEIGYTDSSYGFDSRSCSVLVALGKQSPDISQGVTEGEGLFKEQGAGDQGLMFGYATNETPEFMPLPISLSHKLTQRLAEVRKKKTLNFLRPDGKSQVSVRYENDRPQKIKAVVLSSQHDPDVSYKTLKEALIEEVVKKVCPANMLDAKTEYFINPTGRFVVGGPHGDCGLTGRKIIVDTYGGWGRHGGGAFSGKDPSKVDRSACYMARYIAKNIVAARLADRCEVQIAYAIGYPEPVSFMINSFGTGVLPDEKLAEVALKVWSLKPAQIIKTLNLLRPIYKKTAAYGHFGRNLPEFTWEKTDRAAELASLAGLNKKNGGKNGTAKIFTLPKNGKELRTGALS
- a CDS encoding MFS transporter — protein: MSKDRSLFILFSVVALDLVGFGIVMPILPFYAEQYGANAAVLGLLLTSYSAMQFLFSPVWGRFSDRFGRKPTLILTIAGSCLSLVLLGLAHSLTVIFLGRLLSGVFAANISVASATVTDITTDENRSKGMGLIGAAFGIGFLLGPMLGGILSPYGYHIPILTAAGLSVINMVYASRYLREPARHNPKEEAVIKTAVLADRSVARMCLIYFIFTLSITQLESTFAFFMMDRFAYSAKQVGWLLALMALVMIAVQGGLIRRLTHRFGEQKLLLVGTSILAIAFLLIPSAPSILLLIIPLLFASLGRGISQPSLLSLVSKKALPQVRGAVMGTFQASTSLGRVIGPVFAGLLYDHWHSSPYYLAAGLMGLVLIISANRA
- a CDS encoding DUF420 domain-containing protein; protein product: MGLDQTGYYLASLNAFLNGSSAVLLFTGWMAVRKKNVSLHRKCMVTAFLISILFLVSYLTRFYLTGTHRFAGSGLLRTVYLTILLTHTTLAATVPFLAVRTLFLALKGRLETHKKWARVTFPIWIYVSVTGVVVYLMLYWRK
- a CDS encoding HAD-IB family hydrolase produces the protein MTKPIVAITNDLFFWAKIKTIGEERKIPVLQQTDFRKAYSCVSAKRPSAVFLDLEAPYLDPLGTILSLKRDPLTTRVPIVGYHGSSNRDLSQKAKNLGCDQVMTRHDFSQKLPELMGTQGASSGQTIAFFDVDRTLISGYSGFYVSLELIRRRVMKKRRLPLALFYQLTSRFQHDNVKKMYETACGDMAGFGIDQIMEIGRDCFEKSIRPRFYREALEVVEEHKRNGRMIVLLTSGPTMVVHFLADYLGVDQVYGSGPLVVKGVLEPEVGEPICYSEGKVIFAEQVEREQGVSLRHCYYYTDDITDKPLLEKVGFPSVVNPRRNLAKIAKKRGWPILRWSEVVGEDA
- a CDS encoding response regulator, with amino-acid sequence MRAPKNRNPVRILLLEDNLEHAALIQKTLQESIPGVLIKTVASLNMALQELAKSKSRRSKTDYDLILTDYSLSNTSGTTLVKRIKKETPQIPLIIITGRGDERIAAEVIKLGAEDYIVKSRESLKALGRIIQRTLLKKKASNFPKAVSKSIVGRLLFEIEQLTPSQFSYFLKQLRGLQSWTRRL
- a CDS encoding heme A synthase, translated to MIERRLLYLLLVLVFLLLLMGGLVHNTGSSLACPDWPLCYGSLLPEMTGGIAIEHSHRLVATAVGLMTVILALLIWKRRKGDRELRQMAMAAVVLVVVQGLLGGITVLYQLPPLVSISHLAISIVFFSLLVVMGWKTKDPLPRWEGMKGRVVTGSPSPLPSPLEGGGRIQLYLLITTGLVYLQILLGAVVRHGGLGIVCPDLPFCYGKIWPEGSLYQGHMAHRFGGIIIALFVLAIPFVLRRGNRPVTPTGGIIRWFIFAGIILVLIQIILGAACILTVLGVASVTAHLGVAVLLMGTMVSLVCLTSRGRPPQADAPY
- a CDS encoding tetratricopeptide repeat protein; its protein translation is MKKALPVLIFLLVASIQLEAAESRPASGEISTPPPEEAIQKIREGYQKHDYRKVSRYCKDLPSGRIPFYIQMICAESHAAAGETEAAIRLLQSLLREDPPGLDRLKAQYDLANLYFMQGRYAESRKVFEQVLETATEREEWVRKARQKIVQLRQKEGKSKDQITLQLLEVEERIEKGIDLYATKGVLKEILSRTERRQPQQNEQAKELLERLKDKESSLVTSELANVHRLYREEKKLAQARELLQKLLLAHPDMEERPHVEALLEEVEHEEEADQLDLAKKGKKRR
- a CDS encoding adenosylhomocysteinase, with the translated sequence MTTKADIKNPALAESGKLRIEWAAQNMPVLKQIETRFQKEKPFRGVRLAACLHVTTETASLMKTLKSGGAEVVLCASNPLSTQDDVASSLVVHDQIPTFAIKGEDNKTYYQHIESCLDHRPVITMDDGADLVSTIHQKRAGLAQEVLAGTEETTTGVIRLRSMEKEGVLKYPIVAVNDAQTKHFFDNRYGTGQSTLDGIIRATNRLIAGSHFVVCGYGWCGKGVAMRARGLGAQVIVTEIDPLRALEAVMDGFRVLPIEEAAKIGDIFCTVTGNKSVLRKEHFEKMKDGVILANSGHFNVEIEIPELEKMSRQRRQIREFVTEYLLADGRRINILGEGRLINLAAAEGHPSSVMDMSFAGQALAAEYIVKNYKSLEKKVYNVPREIDEAIAALKLAGMGIAIDRLTEEQAKYLSSWNEGT